A single Wolbachia endosymbiont (group A) of Bibio marci DNA region contains:
- a CDS encoding IS5 family transposase produces MPQKMKVSNQNEYNKFLQERGNIFHYINEAIENWYENSPKMQGGNYIYSDKVVILVHIIVNLFRIGLRQTVGFIKGYMQQIGRDLAVISYSQASRRFKKLNIKINDCRIDKNNMEDIEIAIDSTGISIYNNTPGHSKENSADRKYRGYEQTRKLHVMLNINSKKAIAVKYSNGVYSDHYGACDLLKEVNFQHVIKALYADRAYDRHKFYKLCHEYDIKAKIPPINNAAEHPEIDYMSDRNAAIRLIKLYGEDGVKEWKKEVNYGKRSYIEGFFSRLKQIFGFSFRNKSEVNREKELLIKCYLLNQFTEIGMAKFEMAT; encoded by the coding sequence ATGCCACAGAAAATGAAAGTCAGTAACCAAAATGAATATAACAAATTTCTCCAGGAAAGAGGAAATATTTTTCATTATATCAATGAAGCCATAGAAAATTGGTATGAAAATAGTCCAAAAATGCAAGGCGGCAACTATATTTACAGTGATAAAGTTGTGATTTTGGTGCATATAATTGTCAATCTTTTTAGAATTGGTTTAAGACAAACGGTGGGGTTTATAAAAGGATATATGCAACAAATAGGAAGAGATTTAGCAGTTATCAGCTATTCACAAGCATCAAGAAGGTTTAAGAAACTTAATATTAAGATCAATGATTGCAGAATTGATAAAAATAATATGGAAGACATCGAAATTGCTATAGATAGTACAGGTATCAGCATTTACAACAATACCCCTGGTCACAGCAAGGAAAATAGCGCTGACAGAAAATATCGTGGCTATGAACAGACAAGAAAATTGCATGTAATGTTGAATATAAACAGCAAAAAAGCCATAGCTGTAAAATACAGTAACGGTGTCTACTCTGATCACTATGGAGCTTGCGATTTGCTTAAAGAAGTTAATTTTCAGCATGTCATAAAAGCACTATATGCAGATAGGGCATATGATAGGCACAAGTTTTACAAATTGTGTCACGAATATGATATAAAGGCAAAAATTCCACCAATAAACAATGCGGCAGAACATCCAGAAATAGATTATATGTCTGACAGAAATGCTGCTATTAGGTTAATAAAATTATACGGTGAAGATGGCGTGAAAGAATGGAAAAAAGAAGTAAATTACGGGAAAAGATCTTATATTGAAGGGTTTTTCTCAAGATTAAAGCAAATATTTGGATTCAGCTTTAGGAATAAATCCGAAGTAAATCGCGAAAAAGAATTGCTGATTAAGTGCTATTTGCTTAATCAATTTACTGAAATTGGTATGGCTAAATTTGAAATGGCTACATGA
- a CDS encoding WPE palindromic element domain-containing protein: MGRVFTVNVDESLFDVLVQHIFSEYEREKIPEVKIILPCKRDVIALLSAFKNYNAKKCIILPEIVSLENIDEEDLILNLDRVKVINPTKRTLLLIQFILEWNRKNNDNFPIDLAYSLPSLLDKIQSTQTTDCYQFDEHSKKIENFISLLIESWNKILKDLGVVDILEHKSDYINNMIISLQKDQHIIFVGIGKDKSLIKAIYDLPFGKIILPNLNLKIKEKDWKLLDKKHYQYCLKDLLDYLNVDRRDVSFLPEACSGVIPVLRHWDPENLTLNERTRWLYNENWIPVSSTGMTEERAGITGSPEEYLDYVFDTTADLSKVSNGHIGNIEVITCDSREEEAQVTSLIIENEGYENVSLVVFDKLLAARIACLSRQHSAIPENYPYIMLLLYSIEVLTSNWSSVSLLSLLKHRLVTFGYTQEEYSRILSEFEIEILRNFSTNGLSDIINAINAHKKLKYKENILLIINRLEVIFNLLFNSINCPISDVVATHLQCINMLSGINFSELNSEIGNFTCNFSNACEGIEIKCSLELYSQILTLFLEKEFFSVASDLNKFSLYHNKVVILAGFNEAPSFQSPLLNALTREKFNLPSAQEEQGYFFYTLHNLFCASKVYITRSLSHRKPILLQRLEILLKEGKQPYRDWLRVLNTPECTVPCTQPMPKPQTEVRKEKMQVMSCSAIEKLIRNPYSFYVEYILGLKQLRDLNFKPSILEFGTMVHNILARYLRNKKSLMSIAREAFSTSQFNFSNMWWVRLQRIFVEFDETRSNYVELEKSFTCPIFHIPARDAGSCDQYETAGMTNRPQEVSLTARCDRVEYLPSGQVAIIDYKLGSPPSNEEVMSGFFPQLILQALAVEYVTGREVSELAYWKLDYDKIKVISLRDYRQKMQEFQNDLPDFLSNYLRDTIPFIASPYFDKFLRFNSYKQLERVGEWL; the protein is encoded by the coding sequence GTGGGAAGAGTTTTTACCGTTAATGTGGATGAATCTCTTTTTGATGTGCTGGTTCAGCACATATTTTCTGAATATGAAAGAGAAAAAATTCCTGAAGTAAAAATTATACTTCCTTGCAAGAGGGATGTGATAGCGTTGCTGAGTGCGTTCAAGAATTACAACGCTAAAAAATGCATAATTTTGCCAGAGATAGTTTCGCTAGAGAACATCGATGAGGAGGATTTAATATTAAATCTTGATAGAGTTAAAGTTATCAATCCAACAAAGAGGACGCTGCTACTCATTCAATTCATATTGGAGTGGAATAGAAAAAATAATGATAATTTCCCCATTGATTTAGCTTATAGCCTGCCATCATTGCTTGATAAAATTCAATCTACCCAAACAACGGATTGTTATCAATTCGATGAACATTCAAAAAAAATAGAGAATTTCATAAGCTTACTCATTGAGAGTTGGAATAAAATTTTAAAAGATTTAGGAGTAGTAGATATATTAGAACATAAGAGTGATTACATAAACAATATGATAATCTCTTTACAAAAAGACCAACATATAATCTTTGTTGGAATTGGAAAGGATAAGTCGTTAATTAAGGCTATATATGACCTGCCGTTTGGAAAAATAATTTTGCCTAACCTGAATTTGAAAATTAAAGAGAAAGACTGGAAATTGCTTGATAAAAAACACTATCAATATTGTTTGAAAGATTTGTTGGATTATTTAAATGTAGATAGAAGGGATGTGAGTTTTCTGCCAGAAGCGTGTTCTGGTGTCATCCCAGTGCTCCGACACTGGGATCCAGAAAACTTAACTTTAAATGAGCGCACCAGGTGGCTGTATAATGAAAACTGGATCCCAGTGTCAAGCACTGGGATGACAGAAGAAAGGGCTGGGATAACAGGAAGTCCTGAGGAATATCTAGATTACGTCTTTGATACAACTGCCGATCTAAGCAAAGTTAGTAATGGACATATTGGCAATATTGAAGTCATCACTTGTGATTCCAGAGAGGAAGAAGCACAAGTGACATCATTAATTATAGAGAATGAAGGTTATGAAAACGTTTCTTTGGTTGTCTTTGATAAATTACTTGCAGCTCGTATAGCATGTTTATCAAGGCAACACAGTGCCATACCGGAAAATTATCCTTATATAATGCTTCTGCTTTATAGTATCGAAGTTTTGACCTCAAATTGGAGCAGTGTGTCATTACTTTCGCTCCTTAAACATAGGCTAGTGACTTTTGGTTACACTCAAGAAGAGTACTCTCGGATTTTATCTGAATTTGAAATAGAGATATTACGCAACTTTAGTACAAATGGCCTGAGCGATATTATAAATGCTATCAATGCCCATAAAAAGCTAAAATATAAAGAGAATATATTGCTTATTATCAATAGGTTAGAGGTTATATTTAATCTTTTATTTAATTCTATAAATTGCCCTATTTCTGATGTGGTGGCAACTCATTTGCAGTGTATTAATATGCTATCTGGTATAAATTTTTCAGAGCTAAATAGTGAAATAGGTAATTTTACCTGTAATTTCTCAAATGCATGTGAGGGTATAGAAATTAAGTGCTCCTTAGAGTTATATAGCCAAATTCTGACTTTATTTTTAGAGAAAGAGTTTTTCTCTGTAGCAAGTGACTTGAATAAATTCAGCTTATATCACAACAAAGTTGTAATACTTGCTGGATTTAATGAAGCGCCAAGCTTTCAAAGTCCGCTTTTGAATGCACTTACGAGAGAAAAATTTAATCTTCCTTCTGCGCAAGAAGAGCAGGGGTATTTTTTTTATACTTTACACAATTTGTTTTGCGCAAGTAAGGTTTATATTACAAGATCGCTAAGCCATAGAAAACCAATTCTATTGCAGCGTTTGGAAATTCTGCTCAAGGAGGGGAAACAGCCGTATCGTGATTGGCTGAGGGTATTAAATACGCCTGAATGTACTGTTCCATGTACTCAACCTATGCCAAAACCTCAAACCGAAGTTAGAAAAGAAAAAATGCAGGTGATGTCTTGCAGTGCAATAGAAAAGCTAATTCGTAATCCTTATTCATTTTACGTTGAATATATACTGGGCCTTAAACAATTAAGAGACTTGAATTTTAAGCCATCGATATTGGAATTTGGCACTATGGTACACAACATTCTTGCAAGATATTTACGCAACAAAAAATCGCTGATGAGCATTGCACGAGAAGCATTCTCGACTAGTCAGTTTAATTTTTCAAATATGTGGTGGGTAAGACTGCAAAGGATTTTTGTCGAATTTGATGAGACTCGAAGCAATTATGTTGAGTTGGAAAAGAGTTTTACCTGTCCGATATTTCATATTCCAGCGCGTGACGCTGGTTCTTGTGATCAGTATGAAACTGCTGGGATGACAAATAGGCCACAAGAAGTTTCACTGACAGCAAGATGTGATAGAGTTGAGTATCTACCAAGTGGGCAAGTAGCAATTATAGACTATAAACTTGGTTCACCACCTTCCAATGAAGAAGTTATGTCGGGGTTTTTTCCGCAATTAATTTTGCAAGCTTTAGCGGTAGAGTATGTGACCGGAAGGGAAGTCTCAGAACTTGCTTATTGGAAACTTGATTATGATAAAATAAAAGTTATTTCTTTACGAGATTATAGACAAAAAATGCAAGAATTTCAGAATGATCTGCCAGATTTTTTATCTAATTATTTAAGAGATACTATTCCCTTTATTGCCTCTCCATATTTTGATAAATTCCTGAGATTTAACAGCTATAAACAGCTAGAAAGGGTAGGGGAGTGGTTGTAA